The genomic region GACGCCGTCCACCTTCAGGTCGAAGGTCTGGACCCCGGTCAGCGGCTTGCCGTCCTCGACCGACTTGGCGAGCGCGTACACCGCACCGCCGACATCCTTGAGCGCCGACGTCAGGATGTAGTCCTTGTACGCGGCCAGCGCCTCCTGGTTGTACTGGTCGGAGTCGACACCGATCGCCCAGACCTTCTTCTTGGCCGCGGCCTCGATGACACCCTGACCCGACAGGCCGGCGGCCTGGTAGACGACGTCCGCGCCCTTCTCCAACTGGCCCTCGGCGGCGGCCTTGCCCTTGTCGGGGCTGGAGAAGCCGCCCTCTTCGGCGGTCTGCGTCAGGTACTGCGAGAGGACCTTCACGCCGGACTTGGTGTCCTTGACGCCCTGCGCGTAGCCCGCCTCGAACTTGTGGATCAGCGGGATGTCCACACCGCCGACGAACCCGACGGTGTTGGTCTTGGTCGCCTTGGCGGCGGCGACACCGGCGAGGTACGAGGCCTCCTGCTCGGCGAAGACGAGGGACGCCACGTTGTCGACCTCGACCACGGAGTCCACGATGCCGAAGCTGGTCTTCGGGTACTTCTTGGCGGCGGCCTCCAGCGCGGGACCGTAGGCGAAGCCGACGCCGATGACCGGGTTGTAGCCCTGCTTGGCCAGCGAGACCAGACGCTGTTCCTTGTCCGCGTCCGTCTCACCGTCGGTGGGCTCGATGTCGGCGGTCTGGTAGCCGAACTCCTTCTTCGCCTTCTCCAGACCCGCGAACGCCGCGTCGTTGAAGGACTGGTCGCCCTTGCCGCCGACGTCGTACGCGATGGCAAGACCCTTGCCACCCGCGCTCTCGCTACTGCTGCTGCCGCCGCTGTCGCTGCTGGTGCCGCCGCAGGCCGTGGCCGCGAGTGCCAACGACGCGACCCCCACCGCGACGCGGGTCAGGCTGGATATCCGACGCATCTGTGGTTCCCCATTCTCCAAGCCCCGCAGTGGGTGCTGAGTTCGGCGCACATTAACGCGCGTAGACCCTTGAGGGAACGGGATAGCGCTTGGCCGTTATCCATTCGTGCCGATGGCCGGTTACGTCCTTGTGAACCCTGGGACCAAAAGGGCACACATGGTCATACAGCACCCACCACGACGGTCACGCTCCGCGCTGGGTCGGTGAAGTCCGCGTGACGACACGAGCGGTTGTTGACTGCCGACCACGCTACTGCGCGGGGGTACGCGGCGCGACCGGAAGGGACCGGCCACGCCGCCATACAGCCCCTCGTGCTCAGGCCCCGGCGTCGATGAGGGCGGCCGCGGTGAAGAGCTCCACGCCCACGGTGATCGCGGACTCGTCGGCGTCGAAGTCGCCCTGGTGCAGGTCCCGCACCAGCCGCTCCCCCGGCGTACGCACCCCGAGCCTGGCC from Streptomyces sp. NBC_00878 harbors:
- a CDS encoding BMP family protein, translated to MRRISSLTRVAVGVASLALAATACGGTSSDSGGSSSSESAGGKGLAIAYDVGGKGDQSFNDAAFAGLEKAKKEFGYQTADIEPTDGETDADKEQRLVSLAKQGYNPVIGVGFAYGPALEAAAKKYPKTSFGIVDSVVEVDNVASLVFAEQEASYLAGVAAAKATKTNTVGFVGGVDIPLIHKFEAGYAQGVKDTKSGVKVLSQYLTQTAEEGGFSSPDKGKAAAEGQLEKGADVVYQAAGLSGQGVIEAAAKKKVWAIGVDSDQYNQEALAAYKDYILTSALKDVGGAVYALAKSVEDGKPLTGVQTFDLKVDGVGLADSNPKMGEIAGLTDAVAKAKAGIIDGTIKVKTE